One Tachypleus tridentatus isolate NWPU-2018 chromosome 3, ASM421037v1, whole genome shotgun sequence DNA window includes the following coding sequences:
- the LOC143246793 gene encoding protein FAM200C-like: protein MASDILSQVTTEIKESSYSKFSLQFDESCDVASCAVLLGFVRYVHQDKIKEEFLLCEDLLTTTKGEDIFNIINSFFITNGLDWNSVQQVSVDGAPSMMGRNRGLRSLIQAVNPEISVDHCIIHRYFLGSKSLSGNLKLVFEDMLKIINFIKSRDVNSRIFRELCKEMGEQYQVLLYHTDVRWLPRGKVVRRVIELRTALQEFLKQEESPFATKFTDKEWLARLCYLADIFAELNSDNLQLQGQYTTVIDAHHTVTAFLGKLRLWIRRLEKGVIAQFPTLDQFVEENSYDTGSLLQTINKQMSDYLKGLETSMQHYFPESDLKIASLQWIIHPFSVPDEAIHDDDFSAREEWITMRANEALKVKFQNQNADSFWISQLADSPTLSKRALKLLVSFSATYLCEKGFSTVLGMKTKKRTRLNVANDARLALSTTKPRIPKLASSMQLSPSH, encoded by the exons atggcatcagatattctgtcccaagttacaacagagatcaaggaaagctcatatagcaaattctccttgcaatttgatgaatcgtgtgacgtagccagttgtgctgttctccttgggttcgttcgttacgtccaccaggacaagatcaaagaagagttcctattatgcgaagatctgctgacaaccacgaagggagaagatatcttcaatatcatcaacagtttctttatcacgaatggattggattggaacagcgttcaacag gtCTCCGTCGATGGAGCACCGTCGATGATGGGTCGTAATCGTGGATTACGGAGCCTCATACAAGCTGTGAATCCAGAAATTTCTGTAGATCATTGCATCATTCATCGGTACTTTCTTGGATCAAAAAGCCTGTCTGgtaatctgaaattagtgtttgaagatATGTTGAAAATCATCAACTTCATCAAGTCCAGGGATGTGAATTCGCGCATATTCAGGGAGCTGTGCAAGGAAATGGGagagcagtatcaagttctgctcTACCACACCGATGTTCGCTGGTTGCCACGAGGCAAGGTTGTACGTCGAGTCATTGAGCTCCGAACGGCTCTtcaggaatttctgaaacaagaagaatctccttttgctaccaagttcactgataaggagtGGCTTGCTCGACTTTGTTACTTGGCTGACATATTTGCGGAGCTGAACAGTGATAATCTGCAACTCCAGGGCCAATACACGACTGTCATTGATGCCCATCACACTGTGACCGCATTTCTGGGAAAACTGAGACTCTGGATTCGACGCTTGGAGAAAGGAGTGATCGCTCAGTTTCCCACCCTAGaccagtttgttgaggagaatagttatgatactggatcacttttacagaccatcAACAAACAGATGAGCGACTATTTGAAGGGGCTTGAAACAAGCATGCAGCACTACTTTCCAGAGAGTGACCTAAAAATAGCCAGTCTTCAGTGGATCATTCATCCCTTTTCTGTACCTGATGAGGCCATTCATGATGATGATTTCTCTGCAAGGGAGGAGTGGATCACAATGCGAGCAAATGAAGCCTTGAAAGTcaaatttcaaaaccaaaatgcagattccttttggatttcacaactagctgactcgccaactctgtccaagagagccttgaagttgttggtatcattctcagcaacgtatctgtgcgagaaggggttctcaaccgtgctggggatgaaaacaaaaaagaggactcgcttgaatgttgcaaacgatgccaggctggcactttcaaccacaaagccaagaattcctaaactagcttcaagtatgcaactctctccatcccactga